The Salegentibacter mishustinae genomic interval CTATCTCTTCTGAAGTTTGGCTATCTACATAGGCATCTCCATTCTTAATCATTTCTACAGCCCAGTCATACAACTGCTGAAAATAATCTGAAGCATAACATTCCTTTTCCCATTTAAATCCAAGCCACAAAACGTCCTCTTTAATGGCATCTACAAATTCCTGTTCTTCTTTTATAGGATTTGTATCGTCAAATCTAAGATTTACAGGTGCATTGTATTTTTCTCCCAAACCAAAATTGAGACAAATAGAAGACGCGTGCCCAATATGCAGGTAACCATTAGGTTCTGGTGGGAACCTGAATTTTAATTCTTCCCTTTTGTGGGTATTTTGAAGATCTTCTTCTATAATTTGCTCAATAAAATTGAGTGGTCTTTTTTCTTCAGCCATAATTTAATATATCAAGAACCTCCAAGAATAGAAGGTTAAAATCAGACAATTATTTATAAATTCGAGTATTTTAGATTATTCCCCAATTTACAGGAATAAAGCGCAAAGTTACCAAAAATTAGATCGCATAGCCCAAGCTTTCGAAAACAAGAAATAATATATTTATCTTTTATTATATATCAGCAAAAAATCTATTATGCCAGAAGTTTTACTTATTATACTTTACTCTGCTTTTTCAGGAATTACCGTATTTTTTGGTGGATTAGTATCTTATTTCTTCGGAAAAGAATTTAGCGGAAATAAGCATAAAAAGGAAATTAATCATTTTGTAATTGCCTTTGGTGGTGGTATTATCCTTGCCGCACTTGCCCTAGTTTTAATTCCAAAGGGCATAGAAGAATTAGAGCTTTTCCCGCTAATATTGTGTTTCGCAGCAGGAACATTAATTTTCTTCTTTTTAGATAAGAAAATAGAAAAATCGGGCAGTAAATATTCACAGCTCATAGCAATGTTACTGGATTTTATTCCTGAAGCCCTTGCGCTTGGAGCTATTTTTGCCACAGATAGAAAAACCGGAATTCTACTGGCTGTTTTCATCGGACTCCAAAATCTACCGGAATCTTTTAATTCTTACCAAGATCTTACCGCAAATACATTTAAACCCAAAAAAGCACTTAGTATCCTGTTTTTATTAAGTTTTATGGGTATAATTGGTGCTACTACCGGCTTCTATTTGCTTAGTGATTTGCCAAAAGTAACCGCAGGAATTATGACTTTTGCCAGTGGTGGAATTTTATACCTTATTTTCCAGGATATTGCACCCAGTGTAAAACTGAAAAAGACCTGGTTACCGGCATTAGGAGCAAACCTGGGATTTTTAATAGGAATTATTGGCGATAAACTTATTCATTAATAAATTGAAATAAAGCACCCGCAAACCTATCTTTGTAAATTATCCTGGAGTAAGTTTCCAAGATATTACAGAACATACAAATCTCGATTATCGAGTAAAAAAACAATCTTTTGGGAAGTATCAAATTAAAAAATATCAAGGTTTTTGCCTATCACGGTTGTCTTGATGAAGAAGGAAAAATAGGTAGCGATTATCGTGTAAACCTTAAAGTTAAAGGCGATCTGTCTCACTCTGCCAAAACAGATGCGCTCGCAGATACCATTGATTATGTACATCTAAACAAAATTGTAAAGGAAGAGATGGCTATTAGGTCTAAACTTCTGGAAACTGTGGCCGAACGTATCCTAAAACGGGTTTTAGATGAAATCATCCTGGTACAAAAGGCAAAAGTTGAAGTATCTAAGATTAATCCGCCTATTGGTGGAAACGTGGCTATGGTTAGCGTTATAAGAAGTAAATCGCGCTAATTTTTAAAATCATAAATTGCTGTAAGTCTTTTATTTTTTAAAGCTAAATTTTTTATTACATTTGCCAACCCCAAAATAGGGCATCGTGGCCGAGTGGCTAGGCAGAGGTCTGCAAAACCTTGTACAGCGGTTCGAATCCGCTCGATGCCTCAAAAAGCTCCTTTATTAAGGGGCTTTTTTTATGCGTAAGATTCAGGATATCTCATTTTAGAAATTGAATGATGCCGTAATTTTCCTGAAAGTTTAGGACGCTATATACATTTAATAGTTTGAAATTTTTGCTTAATTATTAATGGTATCGTTTGGAGTAATCGTTTCTATTTGATCTTTGATTCCATTAACCTGGTTGGGAAAGAGTCCCTGGAAAATAAGCATTCCCCCAAAAACAATGAGTAATATGCTAATCCCCTTTTTCATAAGATAGATTCGGTTTGGGGTAAGTTTTCTGTTCAATTTTTTGGCGAGTAGAATTTTAAAAATATCTAAAACCAGGTATGTTCCTAAAACACTTCCGAAGAAAACCATTATTCGATCTTGTTCCATATCCAGTTTTGGCCCGAACACAATAATTAATCCCAGCCAGAAACCCAATACTCCAATATTGATAAAATTTAGTAGAAAACCTTTTACTGCTAAGCCAAAATAATCGCTTTTGCTG includes:
- the folB gene encoding dihydroneopterin aldolase, translating into MGSIKLKNIKVFAYHGCLDEEGKIGSDYRVNLKVKGDLSHSAKTDALADTIDYVHLNKIVKEEMAIRSKLLETVAERILKRVLDEIILVQKAKVEVSKINPPIGGNVAMVSVIRSKSR
- a CDS encoding ZIP family metal transporter: MPEVLLIILYSAFSGITVFFGGLVSYFFGKEFSGNKHKKEINHFVIAFGGGIILAALALVLIPKGIEELELFPLILCFAAGTLIFFFLDKKIEKSGSKYSQLIAMLLDFIPEALALGAIFATDRKTGILLAVFIGLQNLPESFNSYQDLTANTFKPKKALSILFLLSFMGIIGATTGFYLLSDLPKVTAGIMTFASGGILYLIFQDIAPSVKLKKTWLPALGANLGFLIGIIGDKLIH
- a CDS encoding LysE family translocator — encoded protein: MFQDVLAALPLGLFLAFLLGPVFFVLLETAAIKGFRAAFSFDLGVILADIIFLFIAYLSTTKLLSRIKDDPALFLFGGMILATYGVMSFVQTKKVLRQDDDTPEIRKLSKSDYFGLAVKGFLLNFINIGVLGFWLGLIIVFGPKLDMEQDRIMVFFGSVLGTYLVLDIFKILLAKKLNRKLTPNRIYLMKKGISILLIVFGGMLIFQGLFPNQVNGIKDQIETITPNDTINN